Proteins co-encoded in one Trueperella abortisuis genomic window:
- a CDS encoding dihydroxyacetone kinase family protein has protein sequence MTFLVNDPEKFPAEAVAGFAAAYSTYVQPVHGGVVRTGASPKGEVSIVVGGGSGHYPAFAGWVGQGMAHGAVCGNIFSSPSASQATSVCRAADNGGGTIIMFGNYAGDVLHFGNAAEQLRAEGRDVRIFTISDDIASNTADNHLDRRGIAGDLLVVKTTGAAAAEGMDIDAVEAVATRANARTRTLGVAFTGCTFPGASEPLFEVEPGTFGLGLGIHGEPGISEHEMMSSDDIAAMIIGKLLEEEPERGQGDHPYTGRVAVLVNGLGATKYEEMFVFYGAVKRMLEERGLTIVGPVVDEQVTSLDMAGVSLSLMFLDDELERLWLAPADTPAYRVGSVGAARAGERRVVVDEEQAAIEAGAPESAEQARVVARVLAAFEERAREVEHELGRMDSVAGDGDHGQGMVLGASAAAKAAREAVDAGAGARTLLARAGAAWSEGAGGTAGALWGGALAKVGAGLSDDAATDEAGLLAAVVDGVRSFVTMGGAQVGDKTIVDASEPFAEALAAAFDAPGGALVDAWESAAQVAEDAAAGTARFAATKGRARTHGEKSVGTPDPGATSFAILMKVVPQVIK, from the coding sequence ATGACGTTCCTCGTCAACGATCCGGAAAAGTTCCCAGCGGAGGCCGTCGCGGGCTTCGCCGCGGCGTACTCGACCTACGTCCAGCCCGTCCACGGCGGCGTCGTGCGAACGGGAGCATCCCCGAAGGGTGAGGTGTCGATCGTCGTCGGCGGCGGTTCGGGCCACTACCCCGCGTTCGCCGGCTGGGTCGGCCAGGGCATGGCGCACGGCGCCGTGTGCGGCAACATCTTCTCCTCACCCTCGGCGTCGCAGGCGACCTCCGTGTGCCGCGCCGCCGACAACGGCGGGGGCACCATCATCATGTTCGGCAACTACGCCGGCGACGTGCTGCATTTCGGCAACGCCGCCGAGCAGTTGCGCGCCGAGGGCAGGGACGTGCGGATCTTCACCATCTCCGACGACATCGCGTCCAACACTGCCGACAATCACCTCGACCGGCGCGGAATCGCCGGCGACCTGCTCGTGGTCAAGACCACCGGCGCCGCGGCCGCCGAGGGCATGGACATCGACGCCGTCGAGGCCGTGGCGACGCGCGCCAACGCGCGCACCCGCACGCTCGGGGTAGCGTTCACCGGCTGCACCTTCCCCGGCGCCAGCGAGCCGTTGTTCGAGGTCGAGCCCGGAACCTTCGGCCTGGGCCTGGGCATCCACGGCGAGCCCGGCATCTCCGAACACGAGATGATGAGCTCGGACGACATCGCGGCCATGATCATCGGCAAGCTGCTTGAGGAGGAACCCGAGCGCGGGCAGGGCGACCACCCCTACACCGGGCGCGTGGCCGTGCTGGTCAACGGCCTGGGCGCCACGAAGTACGAGGAGATGTTCGTCTTCTACGGGGCCGTGAAGCGGATGCTCGAGGAGCGCGGGCTGACGATCGTGGGGCCGGTGGTCGACGAGCAGGTCACCTCGCTCGACATGGCCGGCGTCTCCCTGTCCCTCATGTTCCTCGACGACGAACTCGAGCGGCTCTGGCTCGCACCCGCCGACACCCCCGCCTACCGGGTCGGTAGCGTTGGCGCGGCGCGGGCCGGGGAGCGGCGCGTCGTCGTCGACGAAGAGCAGGCGGCGATCGAAGCGGGCGCCCCGGAGTCGGCCGAGCAGGCCAGGGTGGTGGCCCGCGTGCTGGCGGCCTTCGAGGAGCGGGCGCGCGAGGTCGAGCACGAGCTGGGGCGCATGGACTCCGTGGCAGGCGACGGCGACCACGGGCAGGGCATGGTGCTCGGCGCGAGCGCGGCTGCTAAAGCCGCGCGCGAGGCCGTCGACGCCGGGGCCGGGGCCCGCACCCTGCTCGCGCGGGCGGGCGCCGCCTGGTCCGAGGGCGCGGGCGGGACCGCCGGTGCCCTGTGGGGCGGGGCGCTTGCCAAGGTCGGCGCGGGCCTGAGCGACGATGCCGCCACGGACGAGGCGGGCCTGCTTGCCGCCGTCGTCGACGGGGTGCGATCCTTCGTCACCATGGGAGGGGCGCAGGTGGGAGACAAGACAATCGTCGACGCCTCCGAACCCTTCGCCGAGGCGCTCGCGGCCGCCTTCGACGCGCCCGGTGGTGCGCTCGTGGACGCCTGGGAGTCGGCCGCGCAGGTGGCCGAGGACGCCGCCGCGGGGACGGCGCGCTTCGCCGCGACGAAGGGCCGCGCCCGCACGCACGGGGAGAAGTCAGTGGGAACGCCGGATCCCGGCGCCACCTCCTTCGCTATCCTGATGAAGGTAGTCCCGCAGGTCATCAAGTAG
- a CDS encoding xylulokinase, with protein MSDLVIAVDSSTSASKAVVVDTAGAVLAAGHAPIELLTPGMDRYEHDPRQWWSSTHAAITEAVSGLSATDRARVRAICITHQRESFALVDEDGEALRPAILWLDSRAGVQIKKYGSPQIHELSGKPADTTPAIYKMAWLKENEPDVLARAAKVVDVHAYLAKKLVGRWVSATGSADTLNLMDIRAQDYSDQLLQIAGVRRDQMAELARPTETIGKIRAELASEWGLGEAALVAGVGDGQASGLGTNAICQDTAYVNVGTSVVCGIHSPTFAFDPSYRTLLAGIPGQYVLEIVQNSGSVLLNWFRKELGDPALEGRIDPELDAAAAKVPLGAEGLITVPYWNAVQSPYWEPFARGIMVGFGSAHTRAHLYRSLMEGIAIELAENIRRVEASTGRTIRELRATGGGSRNPLWRQIFADATGKPIVVSGVNEVSAQGAAIMAMVGIGAFPDVAAAAEAMTSFIDRTEPDLDAHERYGQIAKVQQKIYPKLAELFGQP; from the coding sequence ATGAGTGACCTTGTGATCGCGGTCGATTCCTCCACCTCGGCATCGAAGGCCGTGGTGGTGGATACGGCGGGCGCGGTGCTCGCCGCCGGGCACGCGCCGATCGAACTGCTCACGCCGGGGATGGACCGCTACGAGCACGACCCGCGCCAGTGGTGGTCCTCGACGCACGCGGCGATCACCGAAGCCGTGTCGGGCCTGTCCGCGACGGACAGGGCGCGGGTGCGTGCCATCTGCATCACGCACCAGCGCGAGTCCTTCGCGCTCGTGGACGAGGACGGCGAAGCGCTACGCCCCGCGATCCTCTGGCTTGACTCGCGCGCCGGCGTGCAGATCAAGAAGTACGGCTCGCCTCAGATCCATGAGCTGTCCGGCAAGCCCGCCGACACGACGCCGGCCATCTACAAGATGGCGTGGTTGAAGGAAAACGAGCCTGACGTGCTCGCCCGCGCCGCGAAGGTGGTCGACGTGCACGCCTACCTCGCTAAGAAGCTCGTGGGCCGGTGGGTGTCGGCGACGGGTTCGGCGGATACGCTCAACCTCATGGACATCAGAGCCCAGGACTACTCCGATCAGTTGCTGCAGATCGCGGGCGTGCGCCGGGATCAGATGGCCGAGCTCGCCAGGCCCACCGAGACGATCGGGAAAATTCGGGCGGAGCTGGCATCCGAATGGGGGCTGGGCGAGGCGGCGCTCGTCGCCGGAGTCGGGGACGGGCAGGCCTCCGGGCTCGGCACGAACGCGATCTGCCAGGACACGGCCTACGTCAACGTTGGCACGTCGGTGGTGTGCGGGATCCACTCGCCCACCTTCGCCTTCGACCCGTCCTACCGCACGCTGCTGGCCGGGATTCCGGGCCAGTACGTGCTGGAGATCGTGCAGAACTCCGGCTCGGTGCTGCTCAATTGGTTCCGCAAGGAACTTGGTGACCCGGCCCTTGAGGGGCGGATCGACCCGGAGCTTGACGCGGCTGCCGCGAAGGTTCCGCTTGGCGCCGAGGGGCTGATTACCGTCCCGTATTGGAACGCCGTGCAGTCCCCCTACTGGGAGCCGTTCGCGCGCGGGATCATGGTCGGCTTCGGCTCGGCCCACACCCGTGCCCACCTGTACCGCTCGCTCATGGAGGGAATCGCCATCGAGCTGGCCGAGAACATCCGCCGGGTGGAAGCATCCACCGGGCGCACCATCCGCGAGCTGCGCGCCACCGGCGGCGGCTCGCGCAACCCGCTGTGGCGTCAGATCTTCGCCGACGCCACCGGCAAGCCGATCGTGGTCTCCGGCGTGAATGAGGTCAGCGCCCAGGGCGCGGCCATCATGGCCATGGTCGGCATCGGAGCATTCCCCGATGTCGCCGCCGCCGCCGAGGCCATGACCAGCTTCATCGACCGCACCGAACCTGACCTCGACGCCCACGAACGCTACGGGCAGATCGCGAAGGTCCAGCAGAAGATCTATCCCAAGCTCGCCGAGTTGTTCGGGCAACCGTAA
- a CDS encoding L-ribulose-5-phosphate 4-epimerase, giving the protein MKLSELSTQVQEAVAAARREVCDLHAELPANGLVVWTAGNVSQRVAGADLFVIKPSGVRYDELTPENMVVCTLDGKKIEDGTADALSPSSDTAAHAYVYRHMPEVGGVVHTHSPYACAFAAVHRPIPCVLTMMADEFGGDVPVGPFAIIGDDSIGRGIVATLADSRSPAVLMGNHGPFTVGKDATAAVKAAVMVEEVAKTVAIVEGLGTPRPIAQEHIDTLYERYQNVYGQDDDAAAGAAGADGAAGADGVVTVSGDE; this is encoded by the coding sequence ATGAAGCTATCTGAGCTTTCTACCCAGGTGCAGGAAGCCGTGGCGGCAGCTCGGCGTGAAGTGTGCGACCTTCACGCCGAGCTGCCGGCCAACGGCCTGGTGGTGTGGACGGCGGGCAACGTCTCCCAGCGCGTTGCGGGAGCGGACCTGTTCGTCATCAAGCCCTCCGGCGTGCGATACGACGAGTTGACCCCCGAGAACATGGTCGTGTGCACGCTCGACGGGAAGAAGATCGAGGACGGGACGGCGGATGCGCTCTCGCCGTCGTCGGACACGGCGGCCCACGCCTACGTTTACCGACACATGCCCGAGGTCGGCGGCGTCGTCCACACGCACTCGCCCTACGCGTGTGCGTTCGCCGCGGTTCACCGGCCGATCCCGTGCGTGCTCACAATGATGGCCGACGAGTTCGGCGGGGACGTGCCGGTGGGGCCGTTCGCGATTATCGGCGACGACTCGATCGGCCGCGGCATCGTGGCGACCTTGGCCGACTCGCGTTCGCCGGCGGTTCTGATGGGCAACCACGGCCCGTTCACGGTGGGGAAGGACGCCACGGCGGCGGTCAAGGCCGCGGTCATGGTGGAGGAGGTGGCCAAGACAGTGGCCATCGTCGAGGGGCTCGGCACGCCGCGCCCGATCGCCCAGGAGCACATCGACACGCTCTACGAGCGCTACCAGAACGTCTACGGGCAAGACGACGACGCGGCGGCTGGCGCTGCGGGCGCGGACGGCGCTGCGGGCGCGGACGGCGTCGTGACGGTGAGTGGCGATGAGTGA
- a CDS encoding ribulokinase, whose protein sequence is MSEKYLVGVDFGTLSGRAIVVRASDGVQVGTAVSTYKYAVMDRTLDAGDGQKLPPEFALQNPQDYIDVLRDAIPGAIADAGIDANDVVGVGIDATSATVFVTDAQGTPLCEKEEFKNNPHAYVKLWKHHGGQDQADRIIALAKERGEEWLERYGGILSSEMLFPKILETYEKAPQVYAAADVVVNLLDWVTWKLTGELSFAASDSGYKRMFTDGHYPSRAFCEALAPGFGSVFEEKMNAPIKQLGEKVGGLSAEAAKLTGLPEGIAVAAGNIDAHVVVAGANAVKPGQMTAIIGTSGCYVINSEDYKPVPGVFGNVPGGAVPGLWGIEGGQTAVGDVFAWFEDNAVPERYEQAARDEGISVLEYMMHRAFEMEIGEHGLIALDWFNGNRSILSDARLSGSIIGLTLQTRPEDIYRALMEATIFGIRVIIDNFEDHEVPVTEIVAAGGLLKNHHFMQMLADITRRPVSVSDAEQTGALGSAIFAAVAAGVYPDVYAAAKAMSHVTEHKYVPNEEASNKYEELYGIYRELHDYFGRGERPIMHRLKDIRARAFEER, encoded by the coding sequence ATGTCGGAAAAGTATCTGGTCGGTGTTGACTTTGGAACCCTCTCGGGTCGCGCCATCGTGGTGCGTGCCTCGGACGGGGTCCAGGTTGGCACGGCCGTGAGCACGTATAAGTACGCGGTCATGGACCGCACGCTGGACGCCGGCGACGGCCAGAAACTGCCGCCGGAGTTCGCACTGCAAAATCCGCAGGACTACATCGACGTGTTGCGAGATGCCATTCCGGGCGCAATCGCGGACGCGGGGATCGACGCGAACGACGTCGTTGGCGTGGGTATCGACGCGACCTCGGCGACCGTGTTCGTCACGGACGCGCAGGGCACCCCGCTGTGCGAGAAGGAAGAGTTTAAGAATAACCCGCACGCCTACGTCAAACTGTGGAAGCACCACGGCGGGCAGGACCAGGCCGATCGGATCATCGCGCTGGCCAAGGAGCGTGGAGAGGAATGGCTGGAGCGCTACGGCGGCATCCTGTCCTCCGAGATGCTCTTCCCGAAGATCCTGGAGACGTACGAGAAGGCGCCGCAGGTGTATGCGGCGGCGGACGTCGTCGTGAACCTGCTGGACTGGGTGACGTGGAAGCTGACCGGCGAGCTGTCGTTCGCGGCCTCCGATTCGGGCTACAAGCGCATGTTCACGGACGGGCACTACCCGAGCCGGGCCTTCTGCGAGGCACTCGCCCCCGGATTCGGCTCGGTGTTTGAGGAGAAGATGAACGCGCCGATCAAGCAGCTTGGCGAAAAGGTTGGCGGGCTGTCCGCCGAGGCCGCCAAGCTGACCGGGTTGCCTGAGGGGATCGCGGTGGCGGCGGGTAACATCGACGCCCACGTGGTCGTCGCGGGAGCGAATGCCGTCAAGCCCGGGCAGATGACGGCGATCATCGGGACCTCGGGTTGCTACGTCATTAACAGCGAGGACTACAAGCCGGTGCCGGGCGTGTTCGGCAACGTGCCCGGCGGCGCGGTCCCCGGCCTGTGGGGCATCGAGGGCGGGCAGACCGCCGTGGGCGACGTCTTCGCCTGGTTCGAGGACAACGCGGTGCCAGAACGCTACGAGCAGGCCGCCCGCGACGAGGGCATCTCCGTGCTGGAGTACATGATGCACCGCGCGTTCGAGATGGAGATCGGCGAGCACGGCCTCATCGCGCTGGACTGGTTCAACGGCAACCGCTCCATCCTGTCGGACGCGCGCCTGTCCGGTTCGATCATCGGCCTCACCCTCCAGACCCGCCCGGAGGATATCTACCGGGCGCTCATGGAGGCCACGATCTTCGGCATCCGCGTCATCATTGACAACTTTGAAGATCACGAGGTTCCGGTCACGGAGATCGTGGCCGCCGGCGGTTTGCTGAAGAATCACCACTTCATGCAGATGCTGGCCGACATCACGCGCCGGCCCGTGTCCGTGTCGGACGCGGAGCAGACGGGCGCGCTCGGCTCGGCTATCTTCGCGGCCGTCGCAGCCGGCGTGTACCCCGACGTCTACGCCGCCGCGAAAGCCATGTCCCACGTGACCGAGCACAAGTACGTGCCCAACGAGGAGGCGTCGAACAAGTACGAGGAGCTCTACGGCATCTACCGCGAGCTTCACGATTACTTCGGCCGGGGCGAGAGGCCCATCATGCATCGGCTGAAGGACATCCGCGCCCGGGCGTTTGAGGAGCGATGA
- a CDS encoding sn-glycerol-1-phosphate dehydrogenase, with product MSELIDKALKTATETKDIIFGDDVNKEAGALFARLYPGQKVLVVADENTFGAVGETVVASLHDAGVEFADEPYIFPGTPTLYGDYVNVSKLREVIRPYENTIVMSIGSGTLNDIAKLASGELGREYINVCTAASVDGFCSFGASISKDGFKITRSCPAPAGLVMDIQTMMEAPYRLTATGYGDLIEKIPAGADWILSDELGIEPIDDYVWSLVQGPLMDSLGDPQAVRDCEHDAIAKLGEGQLMSGLAMQAHQSSRPASGAGHQFSHVWEMEGHGLDWEPPLSHGNKVGVGTVASLAIWEEFLKLTEEDFDVERALSARKTPEEVEANVRATLIPTIAEEAVKHSVGKLLSEEELRARIALLKEKWPTIKARCEAQIIPAQQAWDMLKTAGAPYHPEMLKIDWDRFRETHYKAQMIRPRYTVLDILMDLGIYDDVVERLFSPEGFWGRHPHPDAE from the coding sequence ATGTCTGAGCTCATTGACAAGGCACTGAAGACTGCCACCGAAACGAAGGACATCATCTTTGGTGATGATGTCAACAAGGAGGCCGGCGCGCTGTTCGCCCGCCTCTACCCGGGCCAGAAGGTGTTGGTGGTGGCGGACGAGAACACGTTCGGCGCCGTCGGCGAGACCGTGGTGGCTTCGCTTCACGACGCCGGGGTTGAGTTCGCGGACGAACCCTACATTTTCCCTGGCACCCCGACCCTGTATGGCGACTATGTCAACGTCTCGAAGCTGCGTGAGGTGATCCGTCCCTACGAGAACACGATCGTCATGTCGATCGGTTCGGGCACCCTCAACGACATCGCGAAGCTGGCCTCGGGCGAGCTCGGGCGCGAGTACATCAACGTGTGTACGGCGGCCTCGGTGGACGGTTTCTGCTCCTTCGGCGCGTCGATCTCGAAGGACGGCTTTAAGATCACCCGCTCCTGCCCCGCGCCGGCCGGCCTGGTGATGGACATCCAGACGATGATGGAGGCCCCCTACCGCCTGACGGCCACCGGCTATGGCGACCTCATCGAGAAGATTCCCGCCGGCGCAGACTGGATCCTCTCCGACGAGCTTGGCATCGAGCCGATTGACGACTACGTGTGGAGCCTGGTTCAGGGCCCGCTCATGGATTCCCTGGGCGACCCGCAGGCGGTGCGCGACTGCGAGCACGACGCGATCGCGAAGCTGGGCGAAGGCCAGCTCATGTCCGGCCTGGCGATGCAGGCCCACCAGTCCTCCCGCCCGGCGTCGGGCGCGGGCCACCAGTTCTCCCACGTGTGGGAGATGGAGGGCCACGGCCTGGATTGGGAGCCGCCGCTCAGCCACGGCAACAAGGTGGGCGTGGGCACGGTGGCCTCGCTTGCGATCTGGGAGGAGTTCCTCAAGCTGACGGAGGAGGACTTCGACGTCGAGCGCGCCCTTAGCGCACGCAAGACCCCGGAGGAGGTGGAGGCGAACGTGCGCGCCACCCTCATCCCCACGATCGCGGAGGAGGCCGTCAAGCATTCGGTGGGCAAGCTGCTCTCCGAGGAGGAGCTGCGCGCCCGCATCGCGCTGCTCAAGGAGAAGTGGCCCACGATCAAGGCCCGTTGCGAGGCCCAGATCATCCCGGCGCAGCAGGCGTGGGACATGCTGAAGACCGCCGGCGCGCCCTACCATCCGGAGATGCTGAAGATCGACTGGGATCGCTTCCGCGAGACCCACTACAAGGCGCAGATGATCCGCCCGCGCTACACGGTGCTGGACATCCTCATGGACCTGGGGATTTACGACGACGTCGTGGAGCGGCTCTTCTCCCCCGAGGGCTTCTGGGGGCGCCACCCGCACCCGGATGCGGAATAA